One Trichoderma atroviride chromosome 7, complete sequence DNA segment encodes these proteins:
- a CDS encoding uncharacterized protein (BUSCO:EOG092D3BOU), producing MADAAKQSSRPQLTSSMRSSSYLSDHQQYRPPQHRIPEAHHGIDTVVEDSSPSKSPKAALPFNGVPSPEHPPIIVDSGVTHSYSHQDCAPPAGQKTDRLIATLFYKGSDRNAPGARSTSGGLSRSRSPAKNGLGDSTESLPPNMAPTTSMDDFPLEPPTQESEQLDHLYGSYVSPLCVTSFLHLMSTFPLPDGAEEPHSSHRCLDNQEAPRVVELTLTPAPAPSYLSLDDLRKHELIYRFEQEWNVDVALQRDVLWRKHPRLVVFDMDSTLITQEVIDLLAETVKDPPDLAERVANITHRAMMGELNFESSFRERVALLKGLPATLFEDLRPVLDVTNGVPELIKALKRLGVKTAVLSGGFLPLTGWLAKELGIDHAHANEVVIENGKLTGEVKGVIVGKERKRDLLVEIAQKEGVDLSQVIAVGDGANDLLMMDKAGLGVAWNAKPTVQMEAGARLNGQSMLDLLYLFGFTGEEIDMLIS from the coding sequence ATGGCAGACGCGGCAAAACAGTCCTCGCGCCCGCAGCTCACCAGCAGCATGCGGAGCAGCTCGTACCTGAGCGACCACCAGCAGTACCGCCCGCCGCAGCACCGCATCCCCGAGGCGCATCACGGCATCGACACCGTCGTCGAGGACTCGTCGCCGTCCAAGTCGCCCAAGGCCGCGCTGCCCTTCAATGGCGTGCCGTCGCCCGAGCACCCgcccatcatcgtcgacAGCGGCGTCACCCACAGCTACTCGCACCAGGACTGCGCGCCCCCCGCCGGCCAGAAGACGGACCGCCTGATCGCGACGCTCTTCTACAAGGGCTCAGACCGGAATGCGCCCGGCGCGAGGAGCACGTCGGGCGGCCTGAGCAGGTCGCGCTCGCCGGCCAAGAACGGGCTGGGCGACAGCACCGAGTCGCTGCCCCCGAACATGGCGCCGACGACCAGCATGGACGACTTCCCCCTGGAGCCTCCCACGCAGGAGTCGGAGCAGCTGGACCACCTCTACGGCTCCTACGTCTCGCCGCTGTGTGTCACGTCGTTCCTCCATCTCATGTCGACGTTTCCCCTGCCGGACGGCGCCGAGGAGCCGCACTCGTCGCATCGCTGCTTGGACAACCAGGAGGCCCCGCGCGTTGTCGAGCTGACCTTGACGCCCGCGCCGGCTCCCAGCTACCTCAGCCTGGACGACTTGCGCAAGCACGAGCTGATTTACCGATTCGAGCAGGAGTGGAACGTGGACGTGGCCCTGCAGAGAGACGTGTTGTGGAGGAAGCACCCCAGACTGGTCGTCTTTGACATGGACAGCACCCTCATCACGCAAGAGGTCATTGATCTCCTCGCCGAAACCGTCAAGGACCCGCCGGATCTTGCGGAGCGAGTCGCCAACATCACACACCGCGCCATGATGGGAGAGCTCAACTTTGAATCGTCATTCCGAGAGCGAGTCGCCCTTCTCAAGGGCCTGCCGGCAACGCTCTTTGAGGACCTCCGGCCGGTCCTCGACGTCACCAACGGAGTGCCAGAATTGATCAAGGCCCTGAAGCGCCTGGGCGTCAAGACGGCCGTCCTCTCCGGCGGTTTCCTGCCGCTGACGGGatggctggccaaggagctgggcATCGACCACGCGCACGCCAATGAAGTCGTCATTGAGAACGGCAAGCTCACCGGCGAGGTAAAGGGCGTCATTGTCGGAAAGGAGCGCAAGCGCGATCTCCTCGTCGAGATTGCCCAGAAGGAGGGCGTTGACCTGTCCCAAGTCATTGCCGTTGGTGACGGCGCCAACGATTTGCTGATGATGGACAAGGCTGGCCTGGGCGTGGCGTGGAACGCAAAGCCAACGGTGCAGATGGAGGCGGGCGCGCGGTTGAACGGGCAGAGCATGCTGGACCTGCTCTACCTGTTTGGATTTACGGGCGAGGAGATAGACATGCTTATTTCTTAG
- a CDS encoding uncharacterized protein (TransMembrane:2 (i50-75o95-120i)) gives MEFPVKHCRTCNIWRPPRAHHCRLCDNCVETHDHHCVWLNNCVGKRNYRYFFTFVSSATFLSLYLIGASLAQLIVYMNNENISFSKSINHFRVSLALIILGVFAFLYPAALMGYHIFLMARGETTREFMNSHKFTKAERYRPFDQVSFWKNILAVLCRPRTPSYYQFKKAYGNGDQRLGLHRDQRPRLDSRGLEMDAVKPTSAGFQGPVALRGESQGEP, from the coding sequence atggagTTTCCCGTCAAGCACTGCCGGACCTGCAACATCTGGCGGCCGCCTCGTGCTCACCATTGCCGTTTGTGCGACAACTGCGTAGAGACGCACGACCACCACTGTGTGTGGCTCAACAACTGCGTTGGCAAGCGCAACTACCGATACTTCTTCACCTTTGTCTCATCCGCCACCTTCTTGTCTCTCTATTTGATTGGAGCCAGTCTTGCCCAGCTTATTGTTTACATGAACAATGAAAACATTTCATTTTCCAAATCCATCAACCACTTCCGCGTTTCTCTCGCTTTGATCATTCTAGGAGTCTTTGCGTTTCTATACCCCGCTGCCCTCATGGGATACCACATATTCTTGATGGCTCGCGGCGAAACGACGAGAGAATTCATGAACTCCCACAAATTCACAAAGGCTGAGCGGTATCGACCGTTTGACCAAGTCAGCTTCTGGAAGAAcatcttggctgtcttgTGCAGGCCTCGCACGCCCTCTTACTATCAATTCAAGAAGGCATATGGCAACGGTGATCAGCGACTGGGCCTTCACCGAGACCAAAGACCGCGGCTCGATTCTCGAGGCCTTGAGATGGATGCAGTCAAGCCCACATCTGCAGGCTTCCAAGGCCCAGTTGCCCTACGAGGCGAGAGCCAGGGCGAACCTTGA
- a CDS encoding uncharacterized protein (TransMembrane:2 (i363-381o393-414i)) translates to MASPHPDEPAAPSGDEQTFSTPEISNRPDAQRPASVVSSHMTDIASEDEADDVASTSAPKTHRTRESGSVIRPESSRTGVSTSKVWGGGRKNLTGVGKRGSGTSTTSSALGRSPSLTSRSHVPSLTSNAFFHPMSSQKLQAQRAGAVRPISTNQPPAAPQPQYGDLPDNATDVDGSVIHDFAPLASPTSPVQYVMYTEDHRHLPSRGTDNTEHTFDQGTDATSPTGHYAAGSMSESVRPLRKASIPEKSPAHLDLSRDGNMRGFPSPMLKTPRSFGSTFLPGMGDRDRDQSQSGQNRNTAGVEKLGSTASSPRLNPVDSQHRPKTESTAASHKMRKHRNYEYFEGNTMFWFGGRWQNTRQRPINIATGVFIVLPCVLFFVFEAPWLWHHVSPAIPIIFAYLAYICFSSFLHASISDPGILPRNLHQFPPLGSLEDPLRVDPPDK, encoded by the exons ATGGCGTCCCCGCATCCAGACGAGCCTGCTGCGCCGTCGGGCGACGAGCAGACGTTTTCAACTCCCGAAATTTCCAACAGGCCCGACGCGCAGCGCCCTGCCAGCGTTGTATCCTCTCACATGACGGACATTGCCAGCGaggatgaagcagatgaCGTTGCGTCGACATCGGCACCCAAGACGCATCGAACACGAGAATCGGGATCGGTAATCCGGCCAGAGTCATCCAGGACGGGGGTCTCGACCTCCAAAGTTTGGGGAGGCGGCAGGAAGAATTTGACCGGCGTGGGAAAGAGAGGAAGCGGCACAAGCACGACGAGCTCTGCGCTGGGACGATCGCCGAGTCTGACTTCGCGAAGTCATGTCCCGTCTCTGACGTCAAACGCCTTTTTCCACCCCATGAGCtcgcagaagctgcaggccCAGAGAGCGGGAGCTGTGCGGCCCATTTCGACGAATCAGCCACCCGCTGCGCCCCAGCCACAGTATGGGGACCTTCCGGACAACGCAACCGATGTTGATGGAAGTGTTATCCACGACTTTGCACCCTTGGCCAGCCCTACATCGCCCGTCCAGTATGTCATGTATACCGAAGACCACAGGCATCTACCCTCTCGCGGAACCGACAACACCGAACACACTTTTGACCAAGGCACCGATGCGACCAGTCCCACTGGACATTATGCGGCCGGGAGCATGTCGGAAAGCGTCCGACCGCTGCGCAAGGCCTCGATTCCAGAGAAATCCCCTGCACATCTCGACCTCAGCAGAGATGGGAATATGAGGGGCTTCCCCAGCCCGATGCTGAAGACGCCAAGGTCTTTTGGATCGACATTCCTGCCTGGCATGGGTGACCGAGACCGCGATCAGAGCCAAAGCGGCCAGAACCGAAACACGGCCGGCGTAGAAAAGCTCGGCTCTACTGCGTCATCACCGCGATTAAACCCCGTTGATTCCCAACATCGGCCCAAGACTGAGAGTACTGCAGCATCTCACAAAATGCGCAAGCACCGCAACTATGAGTACTTTGAGGGCAACACCATGTTCTGGTTTGGAGGCCGATGGCAAAACACCAGGCAGCGTCCCATCAACATTGCCACTGGGGTTTTCATCGTCCTCCCCTGTGTTCtattcttcgtctttgaaGCGCCGTGGCTGTGGCACCATGTTTCTCCAGCCATCCCCATCATCTTTGCGTACCTTGCGTACATTTGCTTCTCATCTTTCCTCCATGCCTCCATATCAGATCCCGGG ATTCTCCCGCGAAATCTTCACCAATTTCCGCCGCTCGGCTCACTTGAAGATCCCCTCCGTGTCGATCCCCCCGACAAATGA
- a CDS encoding uncharacterized protein (EggNog:ENOG41~TransMembrane:1 (i35-54o)), translating to MASMITRRFFSTTVRRLQTSSKQELQAESKRNPEIYILGGVMTLALGGAGFYFGRSPTGATSEAPVNVDKMAWEGSSGGKYSYHPGGDPNAAPRDAPSALNVVIIPNVTAPKEYHDKYNKWGKEGYP from the exons atggcttccatgATCACCCGCCGTTTCTTCTCCACGACTGTCCGTCGTCTGCAGACTTCCTCCAAGCAGGAGCTGCAGGCCGAGTCCAAGCGAAACCCCGAGATCTAT ATCCTCGGTGGTGTCATGACCCTCGCTCTGGGCGGTGCTGGCTTCTACTTTG GCCGATCCCCCACTGGAGCAACCTCAGAGGCCCCCGTCAACGTCGACAAGATGGCCTGGGAGGGCAGCTCTGGAGGCAAGTACTCCTACCACCCCGGCGGCGACCCCAACGCTGCTCCCCGCGATGCCCCCAGCGCTCTCAACGTGGTCATCATCCCCAACGTCACCGCTCCCAAGGAGTACCACGACAAGTACAACAAGTGGGGCAAGGAGGGCTACccttga